One Halichoerus grypus chromosome 1, mHalGry1.hap1.1, whole genome shotgun sequence genomic region harbors:
- the P2RY14 gene encoding P2Y purinoceptor 14, whose amino-acid sequence MINSTTTQPPEESCSRNILITQQIIPVLYFVVFIAGTLLNGVSGWIFFYVTSSKSFIVYLKNIVIADFLMSLTFPFKILADSGLGPWQINVFVCRVSAVLFYVNMYVSIVFFGLISFDRYYKIVKPLSTSFIHSVNYSKLLSVVVWMLMLLLAVPNIILTNQKATNGKVTHIKCVKLKNELGLKWHKASNYIFVGIFWIVFFLLIIFYTAITRKIFKSHLKSRRNSTSVKKKSSRNIFSIMFVFFVCFVPYHVARIPYTQSQTEAHYSCQSKEILLYVKEFTLLLSAANVCLDPIIYFFLCQPFREILCKKLHIPLKAQHDSETSKTKRGNTTHESTDTL is encoded by the coding sequence ATGATCAATTCCACCACCACACAGCCTCCAGAGGAGTCCTGCTCCCGGAACATCCTCATCACTCAGCAGATCATTCCTGTGCTGTACTTTGTGGTCTTCATCGCAGGGACCCTGCTCAATGGTGTATCTGGATGGATATTCTTCTACGTGACCAGCTCCAAGAGTTTCATCGTCTATCTCAAGAACATTGTCATTGCTGACTTTCTGATGAGCCTGACCTTCCCCTTCAAGATCCTTGCCGATTCAGGGCTGGGGCCCTGGCAGATCAATGTGTTTGTGTGCAGGGTGTCTGCTGTGCTCTTCTATGTCAATATGTATGTCAGCATCGTGTTCTTTGGGCTCATTAGCTTTGACAGATACTATAAAATTGTAAAGCCTCTTTCGACTTCTTTCATCCATTCAGTAAATTACAGCAAACTCCTGTCAGTGGTGGTCTGGATGCTCATGCTCCTTCTGGCTGTCCCCAACATTATCCTGACCAACCAGAAGGCTACTAACGGGAAGGTGACGCATATAAAATGTGTGAAACTTAAAAATGAACTGGGACTTAAGTGGCACAAAGCATCAAACTACATCTTTGTGGGCATCTTCTGGATTGTGTTTTTTCTGTTGATCATTTTCTATACTGCTATCACGAGGAAAATCTTCAAGTCCCACCTTAAGTCCAGAAGGAATTCCACTTCGGTCAAGAAGAAATCTAGCCGCAATATATTCAGcatcatgtttgtgttttttgtctgttttgtacCTTACCATGTTGCCAGAATTCCCTATACGCAGAGCCAAACAGAAGCTCATTACAGCTGCCAGTCTAAAGAAATTTTGCTCTATGTAAAAGAATTCACTCTGCTACTGTCAGCTGCAAACGTATGCCTAGatcctattatttatttctttctatgCCAGCCATTTAGAGAAATCTTATGTAAGAAACTGCACATCCCATTAAAAGCTCAGCATGACTCAGAAACTTCCAAAACCAAAAGAGGAAATACAACGCATGAAAGCACAGACACTCTGTGA
- the GPR171 gene encoding G-protein coupled receptor 171, with protein MTNSSIFCPVYTDLEPFPYFFYLVFLVGIIGSGFATWAFIQNNTNHRCVSIYLINLLTADFLLTLALPVKIVVDLGVAPWKLKIFHCQVTACFIYINMYLSIIFLAFVSLDRYLQLTHSSKIYRIQEPGFAKMISTVVWLMVLLITVPNMMIPIRDIEEKPNVGCMEFKRDFGRNWHLLTNFICVAIFLNFSAIILISNCLVIRQLYRNKDNENYPYVKKTLINILLVTTGYIVCFVPYHIVRIPYTLSQTEVISDCPTRISLFKAKEATLLLAVSNLCFDPILYYHLSKAFRLTVTKTFASRKETKAPKEKSNGENSA; from the coding sequence ATGACAAACAGTTCTATCTTCTGCCCAGTTTACACAGATCTGGAGCCAttcccatattttttttatttagtgttCCTTGTTGGAATTATTGGAAGTGGTTTTGCAACCTGGGCTTTTATACAGAATAACACAAATCACAGGTGTGTAAGCATATACTTAATTAATTTGCTTACGGCTGATTTCCTGCTGACTCTGGCATTACCAGTAAAAATCGTTGTCGACTTGGGCGTGGCACCCTGGAAGCTGAAGATTTTCCACTGCCAAGTGACGGCCTGCTTCATCTACATTAATATGTACTTATCAATTATCTTCTTAGCATTTGTCAGCCTTGATCGCTATCTTCAGTTGACACACAGCTCCAAGATTTATCGGATCCAAGAACCTGGATTTGCCAAAATGATATCGACCGTGGTGTGGCTAATGGTCCTTCTTATAACAGTGCCCAACATGATGATTCCCATCAGAGACATCGAGGAGAAGCCAAATGTGGGATGCATGGAATTCAAAAGGGATTTTGGCAGAAATTGGCATTTGCTGACAAATTTCATATGTGtggcaatatttttaaatttctcagccATCATTTTAATATCTAACTGCCTTGTAATTCGACAGCTCTACAGAAACAAAGATAATGAAAATTATCCATATGTGAAAAAAACCCTCATCAACATCCTTTTAGTGACTACAGGCTACATCGTATGTTTTGTCCCATATCACATTGTCCGAATCCCATACACCCTGAGCCAGACAGAGGTAATATCTGACTGCCCAACCAGGATTTCACTATTCAAAGCCAAAGAGGCCACACTGCTCCTTGCCGTGTCAAACCTGTGTTTTGATCCGATCTTGTACTATCACCTCTCAAAAGCATTCCGCTTAACAGTCACCAAGACTTTTGCTTCACGTAAGGAGACCAAGgctccaaaagaaaaatcaaatggtgAAAACAGTGCATAA